The Pseudomonas sp. IAC-BECa141 genome contains the following window.
CTCTGCCTGCTCAGCGCCGGCCAGCTTTGGGCATTCAATCTTGACGATGTGTCGGCCAAGGCCAAAGAGCTGGCCGGGCAGAAGTTCGAAGCCCCGCGCAGCAACCTGCCAAACGAATTCCGTGAGATGAAATTCGCGGACTACCAGAAGATTCGTTTCCGCACCGAAAAAGCCGAATGGGCCGACCAGAAGACCCCGTTCAAGCTGTCCTTCTATCATCAGGGCATGCACTTCGATACGCCGGTGAAAATCAACGAAATCACCGCGAACACCGTCGAAGAGATCAAATACGATCCGAGCCGTTTCGATTTCGGCGACCTGCAGTTCGATCCGAAGGCCACCGAACAACTGGGCTACGCCGGTTTCCGTGTGCTGTACCCGATCAACAAGGCTGACAAGCAAGACGAAATCATGACCATGCTGGGCGCGAGCTACTTCCGCGTCGTCGGCAAGGGTCACACCTACGGCCTGTCGGCCCGTGGCCTTGCGATCGATACCGCTCTGCCGTCCGGCGAAGAATTCCCGCGTTTTCGCGAGTTCTGGATTCAGCAGCCGAAGCCGGGCGACAAGCACCTGGTGATCTTCGCCCTGCTGGATTCGCCGCGTGCGACCGGCGCCTACCGTCTGATCCTGCGTCCGGGCAGCGACACGATCGTCGACGTCAAGGGCCAGATGTACCTGCGTGACAAGGTCGGCAAGCTTGGCATTGCGCCGCTGACCAGCATGTTCCTGTTCGGCGCCAACCAGCCGTCGAAAGTGCTCAACTACCGTCGTGAGCTGCACGACTCCAGCGGTCTGTCGATCCATGCCGGCAATGGCGAGTGGATCTGGCGTCCGCTGAACAACCCGAAACACCTGGCCGTGAGCAACTTCAGCGTCGAGAACCCGCGTGGTTTCGGTCTGCTGCAACGTGGCCGTGATTTCAGCCACTACGAAGACCTCGACGACCGCTACGACAAGCGCCCAAGCGCCTGGATCGAGCCGAAGGGCGACTGGGGCAAAGGCACCGTCGATCTGGTCGAGATCCCGACCGCCGACGAAACCAACGACAACATCGTTGCGTTCTGGAGCCCGGAAAAACTGCCGGAGCCGGGCCAGCCGCTGGACTTCGCCTACCGCATGCACTGGACCATCGACGAAGCCGCGCTGCACGCGCCGGACAGCGCCTGGGTCAACCAGACCCTGCGCTCCACGGGTGACGTCAAGCAATCGAACCTGATCCGTCAGCCGGATGGCAGCGTTGCCTACCTGATCGACTTCGAAGGCCCGTCCCTGGCCGCTTTGGCCCCGGATGCGGACGTTCGCAGCCAGGTCAGCGTCGGCGACAACGCCGAACTGGTCGAGAACAGCGTGCGCTACAACCCGGAAACCAAGGGCTGGCGCCTGACCCTGCGGATGAAGATCAAGGACCCGAGCAAGTCCACCGAGATGCGCGCAGCGCTGGTGCAGCCAGTGGTTACCGCTGATCTGGCCAAGTCTTCGGTGCCGACGTCCAATTCGTCGGTGGCCAAGGCCGACAAGGTTGCCGCCAAGCAACAAGAGAAAGCCGACAAGGAAGCCAAGGCCGCCGAGGCCAAACAGGCCGACGCCAAGCCGGTTGCAGATGCCAAGGACAAGGCCAACAAAGACGCCAAGCAGCCAGCCGCTGCGGACGCGGCCCCAGCCACACCGGAATCGGCACCGACTGAAGAAGTCCTGACCGAGACCTGGAGCTATCAGTTGCCTGCCGATGAGTAACTCTCAAGTACAGCCAGAGACTCTGTCCGAGTACCTGGCGCATTTGCCGATGACCGACGAGCAGCGCGCGGAGCTCGCGGGCTGCCAGTCCTTCAGCGAATTGCATGAACGCCTGTCGTCCAAGACCTTTGACGCTCCGACCGAAGCCGCCCAGGCTTCGGTGGGCAAGCGCCTGATCCTGAGCACCGCCGAAGAGCTGCAAGACGCGGAAATGCTGGTGCTCGACGCCAGCGGCCGGATCAGCATGAAGGCCACGCCGCCGATCCGTCGGACCAAGGTCGTGCCGGAACCGTGGCGCACCAA
Protein-coding sequences here:
- a CDS encoding glucan biosynthesis protein G, with protein sequence MIVSPCNAAKLSAKRLRSALVAGSAVLCLLSAGQLWAFNLDDVSAKAKELAGQKFEAPRSNLPNEFREMKFADYQKIRFRTEKAEWADQKTPFKLSFYHQGMHFDTPVKINEITANTVEEIKYDPSRFDFGDLQFDPKATEQLGYAGFRVLYPINKADKQDEIMTMLGASYFRVVGKGHTYGLSARGLAIDTALPSGEEFPRFREFWIQQPKPGDKHLVIFALLDSPRATGAYRLILRPGSDTIVDVKGQMYLRDKVGKLGIAPLTSMFLFGANQPSKVLNYRRELHDSSGLSIHAGNGEWIWRPLNNPKHLAVSNFSVENPRGFGLLQRGRDFSHYEDLDDRYDKRPSAWIEPKGDWGKGTVDLVEIPTADETNDNIVAFWSPEKLPEPGQPLDFAYRMHWTIDEAALHAPDSAWVNQTLRSTGDVKQSNLIRQPDGSVAYLIDFEGPSLAALAPDADVRSQVSVGDNAELVENSVRYNPETKGWRLTLRMKIKDPSKSTEMRAALVQPVVTADLAKSSVPTSNSSVAKADKVAAKQQEKADKEAKAAEAKQADAKPVADAKDKANKDAKQPAAADAAPATPESAPTEEVLTETWSYQLPADE